The Roseovarius sp. M141 genome contains a region encoding:
- a CDS encoding CbtA family protein: MLHAELYERGELLHFGADPVTAHPVLPGFDAVRDGLSVIFTMLTYTGYGLLLLAMMSVAEGRGAQIDGRMGMIWGIAGFVTFHPAPAFTLAPEVPGVAAAEVGARQVWWFCHGRVGGGGAVAACVCAQLGASGSGRGLAGSTSFDRRARAGQL, encoded by the coding sequence TTGCTGCATGCGGAGCTTTATGAGCGTGGAGAACTGTTGCATTTCGGGGCCGATCCGGTCACCGCGCATCCGGTGTTGCCGGGGTTTGATGCGGTTCGTGACGGGCTGAGCGTGATCTTCACGATGCTGACCTATACGGGCTATGGCTTGCTCCTGCTGGCGATGATGTCAGTGGCCGAGGGGCGCGGCGCGCAGATAGATGGGCGCATGGGGATGATCTGGGGCATTGCGGGCTTCGTCACATTCCACCCTGCCCCGGCCTTTACGCTTGCGCCCGAGGTTCCGGGCGTGGCGGCGGCAGAGGTGGGTGCGAGGCAGGTCTGGTGGTTTTGCCACGGTCGTGTCGGCGGGGGTGGCGCTGTGGCTGCTTGCGTTTGCGCGCAATTGGGCGCTTCGGGGTCTGGCCGTGGTCTTGCTGGCAGCACCTCATTTGATCGGCGCGCCAGAGCCGGACAGCTTTAG
- a CDS encoding CbtA family protein, with translation MALWLLAFARNWALRGLAVVLLAAPHLIGAPEPDSFSGTVPPEIAALFAARAAGVGLAAWVLLGAFAGYFWRREEAHDTARVGA, from the coding sequence GTGGCGCTGTGGCTGCTTGCGTTTGCGCGCAATTGGGCGCTTCGGGGTCTGGCCGTGGTCTTGCTGGCAGCACCTCATTTGATCGGCGCGCCAGAGCCGGACAGCTTTAGTGGCACAGTGCCACCAGAAATCGCTGCCCTCTTCGCGGCGCGGGCCGCGGGCGTCGGTTTGGCCGCGTGGGTGTTGCTGGGCGCCTTCGCCGGTTATTTTTGGCGGCGGGAGGAGGCGCACGACACAGCGAGAGTTGGCGCATGA
- a CDS encoding HD domain-containing protein, producing the protein MIRGSREKIALAAAIVHDVGHGPFSHAFETVGKRLKLKLADHEVMSDELIRNGEIAEILNADIMDGFASSVANMIKKEGKITLHNSVVSSQFDADRLDYMQRDRMMTGSEHAAIDLTWLLANLDIGEVTTGVDDMAVGSVPTFVIGPKAIQAAESYVLGLFQLYPTIYFHKTTRGAEKLFAEVLVRLVELVGDDAVGKTGLPSNHPLIKFAKEPESLETALALDDTAVWGALQLLLEADDPILSEFSDRLLNRKLFKCYDIRAEITHRCDPPQFDGPAKYREN; encoded by the coding sequence ATGATCAGGGGGTCACGTGAGAAAATCGCCTTGGCTGCTGCCATAGTGCATGATGTGGGTCATGGCCCATTCAGCCACGCTTTTGAAACCGTTGGAAAGCGTCTGAAGTTGAAGCTGGCCGATCATGAAGTTATGAGCGATGAGCTTATTCGAAATGGCGAAATTGCTGAAATTCTGAATGCAGATATCATGGATGGTTTCGCATCAAGTGTTGCTAACATGATTAAGAAAGAAGGTAAGATCACGCTTCACAACTCAGTTGTTTCCAGTCAATTTGACGCAGACCGTCTTGATTACATGCAGCGTGATCGGATGATGACAGGAAGTGAACATGCTGCCATTGATCTGACTTGGTTGTTGGCCAATCTCGACATTGGTGAAGTGACAACTGGCGTTGACGATATGGCTGTTGGTTCAGTACCGACCTTCGTAATCGGCCCGAAGGCGATACAAGCGGCTGAATCTTATGTTCTGGGGTTATTCCAACTTTACCCGACAATCTATTTTCATAAGACCACACGAGGTGCTGAGAAGTTATTCGCGGAAGTTCTGGTTCGACTCGTCGAGTTGGTTGGAGATGACGCTGTGGGGAAAACTGGATTACCTTCGAACCATCCACTGATCAAGTTTGCCAAGGAACCTGAGAGCCTCGAAACAGCCTTGGCTTTAGACGACACGGCTGTTTGGGGCGCACTTCAGCTTTTACTTGAAGCAGATGATCCAATCCTCTCGGAGTTTTCAGATCGTCTCCTGAACCGGAAACTTTTCAAATGCTATGACATTCGGGCGGAAATTACCCACAGATGTGACCCCCCACAATTCGATGGACCTGCAAAATATAGAGAAAATTGA